A section of the Oncorhynchus tshawytscha isolate Ot180627B linkage group LG09, Otsh_v2.0, whole genome shotgun sequence genome encodes:
- the micall2a gene encoding MICAL-like protein 2 isoform X1 — protein sequence MAAIKALQQWCKLQCNGYRDVAIINMTTSFRDGLAFCALIHKYRPDLIDYDSLNKEDIFDNNNLAFRVAEDKLGIAALLDAEDMVALRIPDRLSVLTYVSQYYNYFHGRNPIGGVGAVKRPAEGSKEEPCGKKNFPVVAKTTVYKMAIENRPPPSSLMVKTSPKATRAAVQKTDVLVESSNKTGTLSSKCVVCNCHVHLVQRHFIDGKLYHRSCFKCSECSNVLLAGAYKPGKEPGCFICNDHQNTKNDYNKPPSGVVIQTGCPSANVESKSDTSGVQSVSCPTSVPLTPIKGVLKPVETTTPAPQPWTSSAQRTQAARQRFFQSSSSTPEVPSSSQKPSVLPRVPLSPEEEKNRARAVITKKLVEANCNNNNTRYFVIRPAERRFEDMVSSDDLPSWKQAECGPGTAGQLFTSNKELLNTVNKASARPTTVSSTIKVHADRAEAPVNWRSKLKPVKNGPGLKTSDSENQAIIVEQPKSEAILKSFATSIVVNIRSTSPPIPPPAFNPPPPGPVSHRAPSPKQPHCGSGGLGSKNGNYSTPLSTPPLVPVWHRVPTPNKPYHSFAGSGSTEGNSPPISPKQLRQSSTGSKNGKYLSPTNTSQSEMRSPSSHHIPVDQIVKELRDIEDILGDLERKGVEMEKRLRSCEEEGKGDILMDPLMVDWFNLIQKKQTCIRRESELVYIAKTQDLEEQQPGVEGELRRLLEKPDHLKSTEELRRESSLMERLMEIVNGRNAIVEGLDEDRLREDEEDQQLNEMMQTLGLKKSKIKRKSFKMLFRRKSSKKVAVF from the exons ATGGCTGCCATCAAGGCGCTTCAACAGTGGTGCAAACTTCAGTGCAATGGGTACCGAGATGTGGCTATCATCAACATGACAACTTCTTTTAGGGACGGGTTGGCGTTCTGTGCGCTTATCCATAAATACAGACCGGACCTAAT AGACTACGACTCCTTGAATAAAGAGGATATTTTTGACAACAACAACTTG gctttcCGGGTTGCAGAGGACAAGCTGGGGATCGCTGCTCTGCTGGATGCAGAGGACATGGTGGCCCTGAGGATCCCAGACCGACTGAGCGTCCTCACCTACGTCTCCCAGTACTACAACTACTTCCACGGACGCAACCCTA TTGGAGGGGTGGGTGCTGTGAAAAGACCAGCAGAGGGCTCTAAGGAGGAGCCATGTGGAAAGAAGAATTTCCCGGTGGTGGCCAAAACCACGGTGTATAAAATGGCCATAGAGAATCGtccacctccttcctctctcatgGTGAAAACCTCCCCCAAAGCAACCAGAGCTGCTGTTCAG aAGACAGATGTATTGGTGGAGAGCTCCAATAAGACGGGCACTCTCAGCAGTAAATGTGTTGTGTGCAATTGCCACGTTCATCTGGTCCAACGGCACTTCATCGATGGGAAGCTTTACCACAGGAGCTGCTTCAA GTGCAGTGAATGCTCCAACGTCCTCCTGGCTGGGGCCTATAAACCAGGGAAGGAGCCAGGTTGCTTCATCTGTAATGACCACCAGAACACCAAGAATGACTACAACAAGCCTCCCTCTGGGGTTGTCATCCAGACCGGATGCCCAAGTGCCAACGTTGAATCCAAAAGTGACACCAGCGGAGTCCAGTCTGTGTCCTGCCCCACCTCTGTGCCTTTGACTCCCATCAAGGGTGTCTTGAAGCCCGTGGAGACCACCACCCCAGCTCCCCAACCATGGACCAGCTCGGCCCAGAGAACCCAGGCAGCACGGCAGAGGTTCTTCCAGTCATCTTCCTCCACCCCAGAGGTGCCCTCCAGCAGCCAGAAGCCCTCAGTACTGCCGAGGGTGCCCCTGAGTCCCGAGGAAGAGAAGAACCGAGCCAGGGCCGTCATTACCAAGAAACTAGTTGAGGCGAACTGCAACAACAATAACACCAGATACTTTGTTATCCGACCAGCAGAAAGGAG GTTTGAAGATATGGTAAGCTCAGATGACCTCCCCAGCTGGAAGCAGGCTGAATGTGGGCCAGGCACAGCAGGACAACTCTTCACCAGCAATAAGGAATTGCTTAACACCGTCAACAAAGCCAGCGCCAGACCAACAACTGTATCCTCCACCATCAAAG TACATGCAGACCGTGCAGAGGCTCCTGTTAACTGGCGATCAAAGCTCAAGCCTGTTAAAAATGGACCAGGACTGAA GACCTCTGACTCTGAGAACCAAGCGATCATTGTTGAGCAACCCAAATCTGAAGCCATCTTGAAGTCTTTTGCTACTAGTATCGTCGTCAACATCCGCTCTACCTCTCCTCCGATTCCCCCACCTGCCTTCAACCCTCCTCCACCTGGCCCGGTGTCTCACAGAGCTCCGTCTCCCAAGCAGCCCCATTGCGGCTCTGGAGGCTTGG GTAGTAAAAATGGGAATTATTCTACTCCTCTGTCCACTCCTCCCCTGGTTCCTGTCTGGCACAGGGTTCCCACTCCAAATAAGCCTTACCACAGCTTTGCAGGATCGG gCTCAACGGAAGGCAATTCTCCCCCTATATCTCCTAAACAGCTTCGCCAGAGCTCCACAG GCTCCAAAAATGGAAAGTATTTGTCACCCACAAACACCTCCCAGTCTGAAATGAGGTCACCCTCG TCCCATCATATCCCCGTGGACCAGATAGTGAAGGAGCTGCGTGATATTGAAGACATCCTGGGTGACTtggagaggaagggagtggagatggagaagaggcTTCGCAGCTGTGAGGAAG AGGGCAAGGGAGACATTTTGATGGACCCTCTGATGGTTGACTGGTTCAACCTGATCCAAAAGAAGCAGACATGCATTAGGAGGGAGTCGGAGCTTGTGTACAT AGCTAAGACTCAAGACCTGGAGGAGCAGCAGCCTGGGGTGGAGGGTGAGCTGCGCAGACTGTTGGAGAAACCAG ATCATCTGAAGTCGACAGAGGAGCTTcggcgagagagcagtctgatgGAGAGGCTGATGGAGATTGTGAACGGTAGAAACGCCATTGTAGAAGGACTGGATGAAGACAGGCTCAG GGAAGATGAAGAGGATCAGCAGTTGAATGAAATGATGCAGACTCTTG GACTTAAAAAATCCAAAATCAAGAGGAAGTCCTTCAAAATGCTGTTCAGACGAAAAAGTAGTAAAAAGGTTGCCGTGTTTTGA
- the micall2a gene encoding MICAL-like protein 2 isoform X2, with translation MVALRIPDRLSVLTYVSQYYNYFHGRNPIGGVGAVKRPAEGSKEEPCGKKNFPVVAKTTVYKMAIENRPPPSSLMVKTSPKATRAAVQKTDVLVESSNKTGTLSSKCVVCNCHVHLVQRHFIDGKLYHRSCFKCSECSNVLLAGAYKPGKEPGCFICNDHQNTKNDYNKPPSGVVIQTGCPSANVESKSDTSGVQSVSCPTSVPLTPIKGVLKPVETTTPAPQPWTSSAQRTQAARQRFFQSSSSTPEVPSSSQKPSVLPRVPLSPEEEKNRARAVITKKLVEANCNNNNTRYFVIRPAERRFEDMVSSDDLPSWKQAECGPGTAGQLFTSNKELLNTVNKASARPTTVSSTIKVHADRAEAPVNWRSKLKPVKNGPGLKTSDSENQAIIVEQPKSEAILKSFATSIVVNIRSTSPPIPPPAFNPPPPGPVSHRAPSPKQPHCGSGGLGSKNGNYSTPLSTPPLVPVWHRVPTPNKPYHSFAGSGSTEGNSPPISPKQLRQSSTGSKNGKYLSPTNTSQSEMRSPSSHHIPVDQIVKELRDIEDILGDLERKGVEMEKRLRSCEEEGKGDILMDPLMVDWFNLIQKKQTCIRRESELVYIAKTQDLEEQQPGVEGELRRLLEKPDHLKSTEELRRESSLMERLMEIVNGRNAIVEGLDEDRLREDEEDQQLNEMMQTLGLKKSKIKRKSFKMLFRRKSSKKVAVF, from the exons ATGGTGGCCCTGAGGATCCCAGACCGACTGAGCGTCCTCACCTACGTCTCCCAGTACTACAACTACTTCCACGGACGCAACCCTA TTGGAGGGGTGGGTGCTGTGAAAAGACCAGCAGAGGGCTCTAAGGAGGAGCCATGTGGAAAGAAGAATTTCCCGGTGGTGGCCAAAACCACGGTGTATAAAATGGCCATAGAGAATCGtccacctccttcctctctcatgGTGAAAACCTCCCCCAAAGCAACCAGAGCTGCTGTTCAG aAGACAGATGTATTGGTGGAGAGCTCCAATAAGACGGGCACTCTCAGCAGTAAATGTGTTGTGTGCAATTGCCACGTTCATCTGGTCCAACGGCACTTCATCGATGGGAAGCTTTACCACAGGAGCTGCTTCAA GTGCAGTGAATGCTCCAACGTCCTCCTGGCTGGGGCCTATAAACCAGGGAAGGAGCCAGGTTGCTTCATCTGTAATGACCACCAGAACACCAAGAATGACTACAACAAGCCTCCCTCTGGGGTTGTCATCCAGACCGGATGCCCAAGTGCCAACGTTGAATCCAAAAGTGACACCAGCGGAGTCCAGTCTGTGTCCTGCCCCACCTCTGTGCCTTTGACTCCCATCAAGGGTGTCTTGAAGCCCGTGGAGACCACCACCCCAGCTCCCCAACCATGGACCAGCTCGGCCCAGAGAACCCAGGCAGCACGGCAGAGGTTCTTCCAGTCATCTTCCTCCACCCCAGAGGTGCCCTCCAGCAGCCAGAAGCCCTCAGTACTGCCGAGGGTGCCCCTGAGTCCCGAGGAAGAGAAGAACCGAGCCAGGGCCGTCATTACCAAGAAACTAGTTGAGGCGAACTGCAACAACAATAACACCAGATACTTTGTTATCCGACCAGCAGAAAGGAG GTTTGAAGATATGGTAAGCTCAGATGACCTCCCCAGCTGGAAGCAGGCTGAATGTGGGCCAGGCACAGCAGGACAACTCTTCACCAGCAATAAGGAATTGCTTAACACCGTCAACAAAGCCAGCGCCAGACCAACAACTGTATCCTCCACCATCAAAG TACATGCAGACCGTGCAGAGGCTCCTGTTAACTGGCGATCAAAGCTCAAGCCTGTTAAAAATGGACCAGGACTGAA GACCTCTGACTCTGAGAACCAAGCGATCATTGTTGAGCAACCCAAATCTGAAGCCATCTTGAAGTCTTTTGCTACTAGTATCGTCGTCAACATCCGCTCTACCTCTCCTCCGATTCCCCCACCTGCCTTCAACCCTCCTCCACCTGGCCCGGTGTCTCACAGAGCTCCGTCTCCCAAGCAGCCCCATTGCGGCTCTGGAGGCTTGG GTAGTAAAAATGGGAATTATTCTACTCCTCTGTCCACTCCTCCCCTGGTTCCTGTCTGGCACAGGGTTCCCACTCCAAATAAGCCTTACCACAGCTTTGCAGGATCGG gCTCAACGGAAGGCAATTCTCCCCCTATATCTCCTAAACAGCTTCGCCAGAGCTCCACAG GCTCCAAAAATGGAAAGTATTTGTCACCCACAAACACCTCCCAGTCTGAAATGAGGTCACCCTCG TCCCATCATATCCCCGTGGACCAGATAGTGAAGGAGCTGCGTGATATTGAAGACATCCTGGGTGACTtggagaggaagggagtggagatggagaagaggcTTCGCAGCTGTGAGGAAG AGGGCAAGGGAGACATTTTGATGGACCCTCTGATGGTTGACTGGTTCAACCTGATCCAAAAGAAGCAGACATGCATTAGGAGGGAGTCGGAGCTTGTGTACAT AGCTAAGACTCAAGACCTGGAGGAGCAGCAGCCTGGGGTGGAGGGTGAGCTGCGCAGACTGTTGGAGAAACCAG ATCATCTGAAGTCGACAGAGGAGCTTcggcgagagagcagtctgatgGAGAGGCTGATGGAGATTGTGAACGGTAGAAACGCCATTGTAGAAGGACTGGATGAAGACAGGCTCAG GGAAGATGAAGAGGATCAGCAGTTGAATGAAATGATGCAGACTCTTG GACTTAAAAAATCCAAAATCAAGAGGAAGTCCTTCAAAATGCTGTTCAGACGAAAAAGTAGTAAAAAGGTTGCCGTGTTTTGA
- the micall2a gene encoding MICAL-like protein 2 isoform X3 yields MAAIKALQQWCKLQCNGYRDVAIINMTTSFRDGLAFCALIHKYRPDLIDYDSLNKEDIFDNNNLAFRVAEDKLGIAALLDAEDMVALRIPDRLSVLTYVSQYYNYFHGRNPIGGVGAVKRPAEGSKEEPCGKKNFPVVAKTTVYKMAIENRPPPSSLMVKTSPKATRAAVQKTDVLVESSNKTGTLSSKCVVCNCHVHLVQRHFIDGKLYHRSCFKCSECSNVLLAGAYKPGKEPGCFICNDHQNTKNDYNKPPSGVVIQTGCPSANVESKSDTSGVQSVSCPTSVPLTPIKGVLKPVETTTPAPQPWTSSAQRTQAARQRFFQSSSSTPEVPSSSQKPSVLPRVPLSPEEEKNRARAVITKKLVEANCNNNNTRYFVIRPAERRFEDMVSSDDLPSWKQAECGPGTAGQLFTSNKELLNTVNKASARPTTVSSTIKVHADRAEAPVNWRSKLKPVKNGPGLKTSDSENQAIIVEQPKSEAILKSFATSIVVNIRSTSPPIPPPAFNPPPPGPVSHRAPSPKQPHCGSGGLGSKNGNYSTPLSTPPLVPVWHRVPTPNKPYHSFAGSGSTEGNSPPISPKQLRQSSTGSKNGKYLSPTNTSQSEMRSPSSHHIPVDQIVKELRDIEDILGDLERKGVEMEKRLRSCEEAHLGLYTGIQTHTAWRGEV; encoded by the exons ATGGCTGCCATCAAGGCGCTTCAACAGTGGTGCAAACTTCAGTGCAATGGGTACCGAGATGTGGCTATCATCAACATGACAACTTCTTTTAGGGACGGGTTGGCGTTCTGTGCGCTTATCCATAAATACAGACCGGACCTAAT AGACTACGACTCCTTGAATAAAGAGGATATTTTTGACAACAACAACTTG gctttcCGGGTTGCAGAGGACAAGCTGGGGATCGCTGCTCTGCTGGATGCAGAGGACATGGTGGCCCTGAGGATCCCAGACCGACTGAGCGTCCTCACCTACGTCTCCCAGTACTACAACTACTTCCACGGACGCAACCCTA TTGGAGGGGTGGGTGCTGTGAAAAGACCAGCAGAGGGCTCTAAGGAGGAGCCATGTGGAAAGAAGAATTTCCCGGTGGTGGCCAAAACCACGGTGTATAAAATGGCCATAGAGAATCGtccacctccttcctctctcatgGTGAAAACCTCCCCCAAAGCAACCAGAGCTGCTGTTCAG aAGACAGATGTATTGGTGGAGAGCTCCAATAAGACGGGCACTCTCAGCAGTAAATGTGTTGTGTGCAATTGCCACGTTCATCTGGTCCAACGGCACTTCATCGATGGGAAGCTTTACCACAGGAGCTGCTTCAA GTGCAGTGAATGCTCCAACGTCCTCCTGGCTGGGGCCTATAAACCAGGGAAGGAGCCAGGTTGCTTCATCTGTAATGACCACCAGAACACCAAGAATGACTACAACAAGCCTCCCTCTGGGGTTGTCATCCAGACCGGATGCCCAAGTGCCAACGTTGAATCCAAAAGTGACACCAGCGGAGTCCAGTCTGTGTCCTGCCCCACCTCTGTGCCTTTGACTCCCATCAAGGGTGTCTTGAAGCCCGTGGAGACCACCACCCCAGCTCCCCAACCATGGACCAGCTCGGCCCAGAGAACCCAGGCAGCACGGCAGAGGTTCTTCCAGTCATCTTCCTCCACCCCAGAGGTGCCCTCCAGCAGCCAGAAGCCCTCAGTACTGCCGAGGGTGCCCCTGAGTCCCGAGGAAGAGAAGAACCGAGCCAGGGCCGTCATTACCAAGAAACTAGTTGAGGCGAACTGCAACAACAATAACACCAGATACTTTGTTATCCGACCAGCAGAAAGGAG GTTTGAAGATATGGTAAGCTCAGATGACCTCCCCAGCTGGAAGCAGGCTGAATGTGGGCCAGGCACAGCAGGACAACTCTTCACCAGCAATAAGGAATTGCTTAACACCGTCAACAAAGCCAGCGCCAGACCAACAACTGTATCCTCCACCATCAAAG TACATGCAGACCGTGCAGAGGCTCCTGTTAACTGGCGATCAAAGCTCAAGCCTGTTAAAAATGGACCAGGACTGAA GACCTCTGACTCTGAGAACCAAGCGATCATTGTTGAGCAACCCAAATCTGAAGCCATCTTGAAGTCTTTTGCTACTAGTATCGTCGTCAACATCCGCTCTACCTCTCCTCCGATTCCCCCACCTGCCTTCAACCCTCCTCCACCTGGCCCGGTGTCTCACAGAGCTCCGTCTCCCAAGCAGCCCCATTGCGGCTCTGGAGGCTTGG GTAGTAAAAATGGGAATTATTCTACTCCTCTGTCCACTCCTCCCCTGGTTCCTGTCTGGCACAGGGTTCCCACTCCAAATAAGCCTTACCACAGCTTTGCAGGATCGG gCTCAACGGAAGGCAATTCTCCCCCTATATCTCCTAAACAGCTTCGCCAGAGCTCCACAG GCTCCAAAAATGGAAAGTATTTGTCACCCACAAACACCTCCCAGTCTGAAATGAGGTCACCCTCG TCCCATCATATCCCCGTGGACCAGATAGTGAAGGAGCTGCGTGATATTGAAGACATCCTGGGTGACTtggagaggaagggagtggagatggagaagaggcTTCGCAGCTGTGAGGAAG CCCACCTGGGACTTTACACAGGAATCCAAACCCACACAGCCTGGAGGGGAGAGGTGTGA